In bacterium, a single window of DNA contains:
- a CDS encoding tyrosine--tRNA ligase — protein MKFLPPEKQFELISRNAEEIIPEEDLMRKLERSFSTGEPLRIKLGCDPSSPDLHIGHAVVLRKLRIFQELGHQAILVIGDFTAMIGDPSGRKKTRPPLTFEQTRKNAETYVKQAGKILDTRKLKIVFNSEWLGKMTFADVIKLASKYTVARMLERDDFELRYKEGVPIYIHEFLYPLAQAYDSVALRADVELGGTDQKFNLLLGREIQQNYGIEPQVIITHPLLVGTDGKMKMSKSYGNYIALEDPPDEMFGKTMSIPDELIMDYFRLATELGADELSEIERKLSDPTVNPMELKKRLAWEIVRIYHGPQAADRAKENFEKVFSRRELPEEMPEFIANKGERIKLVDLLYKHGLVPSKSEARRLIRQNAVKVENATINDINAEIIVEKELVIKVGKRRFLKVLPKDN, from the coding sequence ATGAAATTTCTTCCGCCTGAAAAGCAATTCGAACTCATAAGCCGCAACGCTGAGGAGATAATCCCTGAAGAGGACTTAATGAGAAAGCTTGAGAGGTCTTTTTCGACTGGGGAACCGCTGCGGATAAAGCTCGGCTGTGACCCCTCTTCTCCTGACCTGCACATTGGTCACGCTGTCGTCTTGAGAAAACTGCGAATTTTTCAGGAACTTGGGCATCAGGCAATATTGGTTATAGGGGATTTCACGGCGATGATAGGTGACCCGTCAGGCAGAAAGAAGACCCGACCACCCTTAACTTTCGAGCAAACGAGGAAAAACGCCGAAACATATGTCAAGCAGGCAGGGAAAATTCTGGACACGAGAAAGCTCAAAATAGTTTTCAATTCCGAATGGCTTGGCAAAATGACTTTTGCTGATGTTATAAAGCTCGCTTCAAAGTATACCGTTGCGAGAATGCTTGAGCGTGACGATTTCGAACTAAGATATAAGGAAGGAGTGCCAATATACATCCACGAGTTTCTTTATCCATTAGCGCAGGCATACGATTCTGTCGCTCTACGCGCTGATGTTGAGCTCGGTGGAACAGACCAGAAATTTAATCTGCTTCTCGGGCGCGAAATCCAGCAGAACTATGGTATAGAACCTCAAGTTATAATAACTCATCCGCTTCTCGTGGGAACTGATGGGAAAATGAAAATGTCAAAGTCATACGGGAACTACATTGCTCTTGAGGACCCACCGGATGAAATGTTCGGTAAGACCATGTCCATACCCGACGAGCTTATTATGGACTACTTCCGCCTTGCGACTGAGCTTGGCGCAGATGAACTTTCGGAGATAGAGCGAAAACTTTCCGACCCTACAGTGAATCCCATGGAACTGAAGAAGCGCCTTGCATGGGAAATAGTGCGGATTTACCACGGTCCCCAAGCTGCTGACAGGGCTAAAGAGAACTTCGAGAAAGTATTCTCAAGAAGGGAACTTCCCGAGGAAATGCCCGAATTCATTGCGAATAAAGGCGAAAGAATTAAGCTTGTGGATTTGCTTTATAAACACGGGCTCGTTCCCAGCAAGAGCGAAGCCCGAAGGCTTATAAGGCAAAATGCGGTCAAAGTAGAAAACGCTACGATAAACGACATAAATGCTGAAATCATTGTTGAAAAAGAGCTCGTAATAAAGGTAGGGAAGAGGCGTTTTTTAAAAGTATTGCCCAAGGATAACTGA
- a CDS encoding DUF2723 domain-containing protein has product MSKKIKFSDAFLFICIFLIAFILYTLTLYPTVALSDSGELATVAKVLGIPHPTGYPLYTLLGRLFVMIFGFLPVSLATNLMSAFFGALASAILYLFLRVIGARKYTALLGAALFIVSRVMWEQVVLTEVYTLAIFLYLSALTTLFSWTSSKNPRWLVLSAFFWGLSFAHHMSVILFVPAIIYLLIVYRRQLNFRITLVSALFFVLGLSVYLYLPIRASLNPLMNWGAPSTFERFFRHLTGWQYRVWMFSRTAEQLKAALADMVKIIVKNWNLPSLMLIVLLWVLAAIRRTKLLWVMLLIIVFDAIYALNYTIPDISPYYLPVVLALSVGVLGIDTIRLRFIRTALIVLVIVAVVFSAQKNFRICNHSDDWSAWEFGANVLSPVPANSLIMVSNWDMYATARYLQVCHDIRNDVAILDFNLLRRSWYVEEISKDPRFAFALQKIMYFRDRVLPFERGEKFDPMIIQDAFDAMIDELLMRWPYPVYAHIAELSYMQKYKGIPEGLTFRVDEDGHYRFLPPWFFEHKNTVRRRLRWDERQKVVYGVYPAMFMNRAVYLVANGRLAEAEDYLQTALLFNPLDPRLLKPLLALQIDRNNLVGAKRTWEKLMMVLTPGEIQAMRTDIISRFGRIPWEY; this is encoded by the coding sequence ATGAGCAAAAAGATAAAATTTTCTGATGCTTTCCTATTTATATGTATTTTCCTTATCGCTTTTATTTTATACACGCTGACATTATATCCTACCGTTGCACTTTCAGATTCAGGCGAGCTCGCAACAGTGGCTAAAGTGCTGGGGATACCACATCCCACCGGATACCCTCTTTATACCCTTTTGGGAAGATTATTTGTCATGATTTTCGGATTTTTGCCAGTTTCTCTTGCGACTAACTTGATGTCAGCTTTTTTCGGCGCGCTCGCGTCGGCAATTTTATATCTTTTCCTCCGGGTTATCGGTGCAAGAAAATATACCGCTTTATTAGGCGCAGCTCTCTTTATAGTGAGTCGGGTAATGTGGGAACAAGTTGTTTTGACTGAGGTTTATACCTTAGCGATTTTTCTCTATCTTTCAGCGCTTACTACTCTCTTTTCGTGGACTTCATCAAAAAATCCCCGCTGGCTTGTGCTCTCAGCGTTCTTTTGGGGACTATCATTTGCTCATCACATGAGTGTTATCCTGTTCGTCCCCGCGATAATATACCTTTTGATAGTTTATAGACGGCAACTAAATTTTCGCATAACGCTTGTATCTGCGCTCTTTTTCGTTCTGGGGCTGTCGGTGTATCTTTACCTTCCGATTCGTGCAAGCCTTAATCCCTTAATGAACTGGGGCGCTCCAAGCACATTTGAGCGTTTCTTCCGTCACCTTACTGGCTGGCAATATCGAGTGTGGATGTTTTCAAGAACCGCTGAACAGCTTAAAGCCGCTCTGGCAGATATGGTAAAAATAATAGTGAAAAATTGGAATCTACCATCTCTTATGCTAATCGTCTTATTGTGGGTGTTAGCTGCGATTCGGAGAACAAAACTACTTTGGGTAATGCTTCTTATAATTGTCTTCGACGCTATTTATGCGCTCAACTACACGATACCTGATATTTCACCGTATTATCTGCCTGTGGTATTAGCACTGTCTGTTGGTGTTTTGGGGATAGATACGATAAGACTGCGCTTTATAAGGACGGCATTAATAGTGCTTGTTATTGTGGCGGTGGTGTTTTCAGCGCAGAAGAATTTCCGCATATGCAACCATAGCGACGACTGGAGCGCTTGGGAGTTTGGGGCGAATGTGTTGTCGCCTGTTCCCGCGAACTCGCTTATTATGGTGAGTAACTGGGATATGTACGCGACCGCACGATATCTCCAAGTGTGCCACGACATAAGAAACGATGTAGCAATACTGGACTTCAATCTTTTGAGACGGTCGTGGTATGTCGAGGAAATCTCGAAGGACCCAAGGTTTGCGTTCGCACTTCAAAAAATAATGTATTTCAGGGATAGAGTTTTGCCGTTCGAGCGCGGGGAAAAATTTGACCCTATGATTATTCAGGATGCTTTCGATGCGATGATAGACGAACTTCTGATGAGATGGCCCTACCCGGTGTACGCACACATAGCTGAGTTGAGCTACATGCAGAAGTATAAGGGAATTCCCGAGGGGTTGACATTCAGAGTTGATGAGGATGGTCACTATCGTTTTCTGCCGCCGTGGTTCTTTGAGCATAAAAATACTGTAAGAAGGCGGTTGCGCTGGGACGAGAGACAAAAAGTGGTTTACGGGGTTTACCCTGCTATGTTTATGAATAGAGCGGTTTATCTCGTTGCCAATGGCAGGCTTGCTGAAGCGGAAGACTACCTGCAAACAGCGCTTCTTTTCAACCCTCTTGACCCAAGACTTCTTAAACCACTTCTGGCACTTCAAATAGATAGAAACAACCTTGTGGGTGCAAAGAGAACATGGGAAAAACTTATGATGGTGCTTACGCCGGGCGAAATTCAGGCCATGAGGACTGACATAATAAGCCGTTTCGGTCGCATCCCATGGGAATATTGA